From one Budorcas taxicolor isolate Tak-1 chromosome 21, Takin1.1, whole genome shotgun sequence genomic stretch:
- the C21H15orf39 gene encoding uncharacterized protein C15orf39 homolog, translated as MAEKRPLGTLGPVMYGKLPRLEADSGPGHSLPPSSGNQDPCSYKGAYFSCPMGAPPKTGSERLASWTPYPPLYPTNMAGPPLRANSLLTSCLLYRPPTESSEKVQDAGPVELLPFGPQSHSYPGPPLAAPKPVYRSPLCYRLSTCLGEGAPKKPLDVDWTLVTGSLLPPVDPSCSLPPASGKGQFLDGTFLRGVPAGASDKDSSASFSPCQAFLEKYRALHSTGFLASKYASPYSGDPKQVLSEGPPSPWTQLAQPLGPTCQDAVPPHYPLPHPTQPVPCLPACRHPEKPGSYGSVLPLQPLGAPKGAGYPAGGLNSPYLRQQAVQTPCMPPVGLDTYAYPSAPLPAPSPGLKLEPPLTPRCPLDFAPQTLGFPYAREDLSLYGASPGLGGTPPSQNNVQALPKPGAFQRACQPLPASRPCSELTRPAEKPVQEAEEKMWLPSCRKEHPQPQPQAKPQPRPDEHPGAPIVIGDSPVPRTPPPLPPCAQERQSLPQNEGSLPPSSPPMPVIDNVFSLAPYRDYLDVPAPEAPAEPEPAPAPSESHDKDYGRPLPAQEAPSSEHPSHKEEVALDLSVKKTAAEASPTKVPHPMGRAKPTPAVDLLAAGSNVSNVPGTGDMVSNPQGLPKAVTEVSEPPGVPVTTEATPRTNFHSSVAFMFRKFKIIRPAPLPAAVVPAVPTLAPAPAQPAPTPTPTPVPPGLQMLTQPLPVACFGLTLPSPPAVAMASPASVPAPAPSPAPAPAPAPAPAPVAGPSPASTPATADSSEQHFAGLHASLCDAISGSVAHSPPEKLREWLETSGPWGRAAWQDCQGVQGLLGKLLSQLQSFVCTQQCPFPHVVRAGAIFVPIHLVKERLFPRLPPASVDHVLQEHRVELRPTTLSEERALRERALHGCTSRMLKLLALRQLPDIYPDLLGLQWRDCVRRQLGDFNTKPGSVPSSESTVAREEPGSLDLTWKSAAPKAKKPGRKPPTPGPEKAEATAVGGSRGASPTPAAGATVKARFRSLLESAWLDGLALPTWGHKASGPDRTAPRPQLLGSQSHQL; from the exons ATGGCGGAGAAGCGGCCACTGGGGACCCTGGGGCCTGTGATGTATGGGAAGCTGCCCCGCCTAGAGGCAGACTCCGGGCCCGGCCACAGCCTACCCCCCTCTTCTGGTAACCAGGACCCCTGCAGCTACAAGGGTGCCTACTTCTCCTGCCCCATGGGGGCTCCTCCTAAGACAGGGTCTGAGCGATTGGCTTCCTGGACCCCATACCCACCCTTGTACCCTACCAACATGGCAGGACCCCCACTCCGAGCAAACAGTCTTCTGACCAGCTGCCTGCTCTACCGCCCGCCCACAGAAAGTTCTGAGAAGGTGCAGGACGCTGGCCCTGTCGAGCTCCTGCCCTTTGGTCCCCAGTCTCACTCCTACCCAGGTCCCCCACTGGCAGCACCCAAACCTGTCTACCGTAGCCCCCTGTGTTACAGGCTCTCGACTTGCCTGGGAGAGGGGGCACCGAAGAAGCCTCTAGATGTTGACTGGACGCTGGTGACCGGATCCTTGTTACCACCAGTGGACCCATCTTGTTCTctgcccccagcctctggcaaggGCCAGTTCCTGGATGGCACCTTCTTGCGTGGGGTGCCAGCTGGGGCGTCTGACAAAGACTCCTCGGCGAGCTTCTCCCCCTGCCAGGCCTTCTTGGAGAAGTACCGGGCCCTCCACAGCACAGGCTTCCTGGCCTCGAAGTACGCGAGTCCTTACTCTGGGGACCCCAAGCAGGTGTTGTCCGAGGGCCCCCCGAGTCCTTGGACCCAGCTGGCCCAACCTCTAGGACCAACCTGCCAGGACGCAGTGCCCCCTCACTATCCGCTGCCCCACCCCACACAGCCCGTGCCTTGCTTGCCAGCCTGTCGCCACCCAGAGAAGCCGGGCAGCTATGGCTCAGTGCTCCCACTGCAGCCACTGGGAGCCCCCAAGGGGGCTGGGTACCCGGCTGGTGGGCTGAACAGCCCCTACCTGAGGCAGCAGGCCGTTCAGACACCCTGTATGCCCCCTGTGGGGCTGGACACTTACGCCTACCCCTCCGCTCCCCTCCCAGCACCTTCGCCAGGCCTCAAGCTGGAGCCACCTCTCACCCCACGCTGCCCACTGGACTTTGCCCCCCAAACGCTGGGCTTCCCCTATGCCCGGGAGGACCTCTCTCTCTATGGAGCATCCCCAGGGCTTGGAGGGACGCCACCTTCCCAGAACAATGTGCAGGCCTTGCCAAAGCCCGGGGCCTTCCAGCGGGCATGCCAGCCTCTGCCTGCCAGCCGGCCATGCTCAGAGCTCACGAGGCCTGCAGAGAAGCCCGTGCAGGAAGCCGAGGAGAAGATGTGGCTGCCCAGCTGCAGAAAGGAGCATCCCCAGCCGCAGCCGCAGGCCAAGCCCCAGCCCCGGCCCGATGAGCACCCCGGGGCACCCATTGTCATCGGAGATAGTCCAGTTCCGCGCACCCCACCGCCGCTCCCACCCTGTGCCCAGGAGCGCCAGTCTCTGCCACAGAATGAGGGCTCACTGCCCCCCAGCTCTCCACCCATGCCGGTCATCGACAATGTCTTCAGCCTGGCCCCCTACCGTGACTACCTGGACGTGCCAGCACCTGAGGCCCCAGCTGAGCCTGAACCGGCCCCAGCCCCCAGCGAGAGCCACGACAAAGACTATGGAAGGCCCCTACCTGCCCAGGAAGCCCCCTCCAGTGAGCACCCCTCACATAAGGAGGAGGTGGCTCTGGACTTGAGTGTGAAGAAGACCGCCGCCGAGGCCTCCCCCACCAAGGTCCCTCATCCCATGGGACGTGCCAAGCCCACCCCAGCCGTGGATTTGCTGGCCGCAGGAAGCAATGTCTCCAACGTGCCAGGTACGGGGGACATGGTCTCCAATCCGCAGGGCCTGCCAAAGGCAGTCACAGAGGTGTCAGAACCACCTGGGGTGCCAGTGACCACAGAGGCCACCCCAAGGACCAACTTCCACAGCTCGGTGGCCTTCATGTTTCGAAAGTTCAAGATCATCCGGCCAGCACCCTTGCCTGCAGCTGTGGTCCCCGCCGTGCCCACCTTGGCCCCTGCCCCGGCCCAGCCCGCACCCACCCCGACTCCCACCCCCGTGCCCCCTGGACTACAGATGCTCACCCAGCCCTTGCCCGTGGCCTGCTTCGGCCtgacactgccgagccctccagctgTAGCCATGGCCTCCCCCGCCTCCGTGCCTGCCCCAGCTCCATCGCCCGCACCAGCTCcggctccggctccggctccCGCTCCAGTTGCTGGCCCCTCCCCAGCTTCTACCCCCGCCACGGCCGACTCCTCAGAGCAGCACTTCGCAGGACTGCATGCATCCTTGTGTGATGCCATCTCGGGCTCTGTGGCCCACTCCCCACCTGAAAAGCTGCGCGAGTGGCTCGAGACGTCTGGGCCCTGGGGCCGGGCGGCGTGGCAGGACTGCCAGGGCGTGCAGGGGCTGCTGGGCAAGCTGCTGTCGCAGCTGCAGAGCTTTGTGTGCACGCAGCAGTGCCCCTTCCCCCACGTGGTGAGGGCCGGGGCCATCTTCGTCCCCATCCACCTGGTGAAGGAGCGGCTGTTCCCGCGGCTGCCGCCTGCCTCCGTGGACCACGTGCTGCAGGAGCACCGTGTGGAACTGCGGCCCACCACACTGTCGGAGGAGCGGGCCCTGCGGGAGCGTGCCCTGCACGGCTGCACCTCACGCATGCTGAAGCTGCTGGCACTGCGCCAGCTGCCTGACATCTACCCGGACCTGCTGGGCCTGCAGTGGCGAGACTGCGTCCGCCGCCAACTGG GTGACTTTAACACCAAGCCTGGATCAGTGCCCTCTTCGGAATCCACCGTGGCCAGAGAGGAGCCAGGGAGCCTAGACCTGACTTGGAAGTCAGCTGCCCCCAAAGCCAAAAAGCCAGGGAGGAAGCCACCGACCCCTGGCCCAGAGAAAGCGGAGGCGACTGCTGTGGGGGGGTCACGAggtgcctcccccacccctgctgctgGCGCCACGGTGAAGGCACGCTTCCGCAGCCTGCTTGAATCTGCCTGGCTCGATGGCCTGGCACTGCCCACTTGGGGCCACAAGGCCTCGGGACCGGACCGGACCGCACCACGCCCGCAGCTGTTGGGCAGCCAGAGCCACCAGCTGTAG